AAGACGATGCCCTGGGCGCGGGTGTTCATCAGCAGGCGGGCGCCGACGGGGTGGCGTTCGGCGTGGTAGGTGTCGAGCAGGGTGTCGTCGGCGTCGCCGCGGATGACGGCGGCGAGTTTCCAGCCGAGGTTGGCCGCGTCCTGCACGCCGGTGCTCAGGCCCTGGCCGCCGGCGGGGAGGTGGATGTGGGCGGCGTCGCCGGCCAGGAAGACGCGGCCGCGCCGGTAGTGGGCGGCCTGGCGGGTGGCGTTGGTGAAGGAGCTGACCCAGCTCGCGCCGCCGTGGCTGATGTCCTCGCCGGTGATGTCGTGCCAGGCGCCGGCGACTTCCTGGAAGGTGACGGTGCGTTCGCGGTCGTGGGCGGGGCGGCCGTCGGGGCAGACGATGATGCGCCACACGCCCTCGGACAGCGGGGCGGCCATGACCATGCCGCCGTTGAGGCGTTCGCCCAGGAAGCGGGGGGTGAGCTGGACGCCGGTGATGTCGGCCAGGTACATGCCCTGGGTGGCGTCGGTGCCGGGGAAGTCGATGCCGGCGGCCCGGCGGACGCGGCTGGAGCCGCCGTCGCAGCCCACCAGGTGGGCGGCGCGCAGTGTCCGCTGTTCGCCCTGGGGGGTGCGTACGGTGATCTCGACGCTGTCGCCGTCCTGGAAGCCGTCGGTGAGGGAGACGAATTCCCAGCCGCGCCGGATGTCCGCGCCCAGTTCGCCCGCCCAGTCCTCCAGGACGGCTTCGGTGTCGCCCTGGGGGATGCCGCGGGCGCCGAAGTGGGCGTCCTCCAGGACGGTGAAGTCGAACTGGGCGCCGCCGAAGTGGCCCATGGGGCTGGTGGCGAGGGTGTCGCCCTGGCCGAAGCGCGGCAGCAGTCCGCGCTCGTCGAACGTCTCCATGGCGCGGGCGGTGAAGCCCA
This region of Streptomyces ambofaciens ATCC 23877 genomic DNA includes:
- a CDS encoding FAD-dependent monooxygenase; the protein is MEGTTADTDVIVVGAGPTGLMLAGELRLGGARVVVIEKLAAPTGQSRGLGFTARAMETFDERGLLPRFGQGDTLATSPMGHFGGAQFDFTVLEDAHFGARGIPQGDTEAVLEDWAGELGADIRRGWEFVSLTDGFQDGDSVEITVRTPQGEQRTLRAAHLVGCDGGSSRVRRAAGIDFPGTDATQGMYLADITGVQLTPRFLGERLNGGMVMAAPLSEGVWRIIVCPDGRPAHDRERTVTFQEVAGAWHDITGEDISHGGASWVSSFTNATRQAAHYRRGRVFLAGDAAHIHLPAGGQGLSTGVQDAANLGWKLAAVIRGDADDTLLDTYHAERHPVGARLLMNTRAQGIVFLGGPESDPLRELMAELVQYDDVKRHLAGIVSHLDIRYDLTGDDTGDDTGTAHPLVGRRMPPRTLVGAHGETTTARLLHTGHGVLLDLADDAGIRRAAAGRPDRVDVATVHAKPTDGPDALAGATAVLVRPDGYVAWAGTSPQGLEEALQRWFGPAR